attcggccatgcctgaacctttcacttatgtattttcaacggtggagtttctacacaccatagatttagggtgtggagctctgctgtacctcaagtttcaatacaattactattattttctattcaattctcttttattcttattccaagatatacgtttcacttcaacttgatgaatgtgatgatccatgacactcatcatcattctcacctatgaacgcgcgtgactgacaaccacttccgttctaccttaggccgggcgcatatctcttagattccccaacagaatcttcatggtataagctagatagatggcggcattcatgggaatccggaaagtctaaccttgtctgtggtattccgagtaggattccgggaatctggaaagtctaaccttgtctgtggtattccgagtaggattccgggaatctggaaagtctaaccttgtctgtggtattccgagtaagattccggtattgaatgactgtgacgagcttcaaactcctgaaggctgggcgttagtgacagacgcaaaagaatcaatggattctatttccAGGTAACCCACAATGGAAGCAACCACTCTGATTTCCTCTTCCTTTAGCGTACTGGAACTGATTCTGATTGTTCTTTCTGAAGCCCCCTTGGCCTTGAGGTGCATATCCTTCTCTTTTGAAGCTTTGTCCTCTTGGATGAAAATACTTGCCACGCCCCCGACCAGAGCTCCCTCCGTGAGTGTCCTTGGATGCTGCCACGGTCTTGGCATATTCTTCCACTACTCTAGCCTTGTTCACTAAGTCGGAGAAAACACGGATCTTCATAGGAGCCACAGCAGTTATAATTTTGTCCTTCAAACCCCTTTGGTACTTAATGCACCTCCAGCTCTCGAAAGTCTCCGGGTAACCCTGACACACCTGGGAAAACCTACAAAGCTCTTCAAACTTGTTGGTATACTCAGCCACAGACATGGaaccttgcttcagctgcatTAGCTCCATCTCCTTTGCTTCCCTTGTAGACTCGTGGAAGTATTTCTTATAAAAAGCCGTTTGGaacactggtggacgaaattgtgatcaacaataattcCAGGCACtattagagaagctttttcttttcacaactccgttcaactttactagcaagtgtactgggtcatccaagtaataccttatgtgagtaagggtcgatcccacagagattgttggtatgaagcaagctatggtcaccttgtaaatctcagttaggcagattaattggttatgagtttcgaaaattaataaataaatagaaaataaaaaaaggatagaaatacttatgtaaagcaatggtgggaatttcagataagtgtgtggagatgatgtgctcctctcgtatatctattttcttattacattcatccaatccttcctactcccttccatggcaagctgtatgtagggcatcaccgttgtcaatggctacatcccatcctctcagtgaaaatgttcctatgctctgtcacatgcacggctaatcatctgtcggttctcaatcaggttggaaNNNNNNNNNNNNNNNNNNNNNNNNNNNNNNNNNNNNNNNNNNNNNNNNNNNNNNNNNNNNNNNNNNNNNNNNNNNNNNNNNNNNNNNNNNNNNNNNNNNNNNNNNNNNagtgcaacaaatatcttagaataggaataattcgaattggatagaaaataatagtaattgcattgaaacttgaggtacagcagagctccacacccttaatctatggtgtgtagaaactctaccgttgaaaatacataagtaaaagtaaaaggttcaggcatggccgaatggccagcccccctgaatgtgatcaatagcctcctaagatgaagaataaaacaaaactgagaccaaagatgtctaatacaatagtaacttatcctatttatactagactagctactagagtttacatgagtaagtatttgatgcataaattcacttcctgggcccacttggtgtatgtttgggctgagcttgatctatccacgagctgaagcttttcctggagttgaactccaagttataatgtgttttgggcgttcaactccggatcatgacgtttttctggcgtttaactccagacagcagcatgtacttggcgttcaacgccaagttacgtcgtcaatttccgaataaagtataggctattatatatttctggaaagctctggatgtctactttccaactccgttgagagagcgccaattggagttctgtagctccagaaaatccatttcgagtgcagggaggtcagattccaacagcatcagcagtccttttgtcagcctttttcagagttttgctcaaatccctcaatttcagccagaaattacctgaaatcacagaaaaacacacaaactcatagtaaagtccagaaatgtgaatttaacataaaaactaatgaaaacatccctaaaagtagcttgaacttactaaaaattacctaaaaacaatgccaaaaagcgtataaattatccgctcatcaaacacCTCCCATGGAATGTCGGCGTTCTGAAGCTGTAGCAAATGACACTCAGCTTGACACCAGGGCTGGGCCTCTCCCGTTAGTTGATAAGCGGCAAATTCTACATATTGATTGAGGGGAACATGCTGCACCTGTATAGCACGCTCTATAGCCTGGAACCAATGGTCTGCTTCAATAGGATTTGTGGGCCCTCGGAAAGTTGGCGGATGAACCTTGAGGAACGTCGCCAAAGTCATCGAAACTCCTCCCGTGTTATCACCGTTTCCCTCAGTATTATCATTGGCATTCCCTTCGCCATTCCCATTGCCATTTCCGTTCCCAGCCAGTTGGCCCAATCTCTGCATAGCTTGCAGAGTCGCAGCAGTATTAGCTTCTATGGTATTAGGGAGATTCGCCATTGCCGCCATGAATTCGGCATGATTGTCAGCTGGTTGCTCATTTCTACTTTCTTGCGTACGTGTTCGACCTCGCTTGCAAGTAGCCATGTAGGGTTCTTGtctacaccaaacaatcgatatcaaggtgatcagtctcaatatcaaaagtctagtgcttcaattatCCCAAAAAGGCACTCACAAATAAGCATGCTATGCAATATCAAGAAGataacctatatatatatatatataagggatagtataatctagaagcccgatgaaagaTATAGCTCAAAACAGAATTTAAAAGTGCAAAGCGTACTAACGAAGGTACTAACTTATGGAACAAGATATAGATGaaatataaataggataatagtataatagtgTATATCATAAGGAACTAGCCTCGACTTAtggagtttaagccgactagcCATATACAGACCATACAGAAACTTGACAGTTTAagaaacagcttatacaagttttgttctctcatgtacaagcctctaggcaaggacaaaatacaaaagtgagagatgcATAAACAAAAGACTCCAAAAGAATCCAAGATCCTCCGCTGCTGTCACCATCCAAAGTAACTCACCGAGAtaggttgcgacctgcatctgaaaaatacaacaaagatatggtatgagaaccggaggttcttagTATGGTAACAGTTCCCAGTGATATATGATATAAGACCCtgggacgccaaaggcaatcctaagctccatatccatcacaaaaTTCAACTTAAAAGTATTCTAAAACAAATAAGCATAATATACCAACTTAACTTATATAAACTAGGTATCtatcttaggggatttctaTTCTAAACAACAccactgtcccacagccttcaccaacctatcctccatgcgatcccatctcTACCGCCTTccaaacctcctcaatcccaataGAAAGCACAGGTAatatacaatgcaagtaaagcacaagtagaagcatataaggCAATTAATTCAGATAGAAAATAAGCAGGTTATTCAATTAGGCAAGCCATTACAAGTAAACAAAGTACACAAGTAgatagaaaatgcatatgatgaatgcctgccctattggctgtgatatcacattgttggttcaactgccaacccgacacatctccatggagactTCGCCCTTCGGATTTCTCATAcaggaacccccgagatatagtgcccGGATTACTGTCCAGGTACCGACGCCTGCACGCCCTAtagatccgaagggatgcgagcgaGATCTATTGCCACCGACCTCAAATCTCAacgcaagcgggacgaaccatcGCCCTTACGCCGCTGCCGCTACCTCGAACAAGCGGGATCCAACCTCAGCCCCTGTCCGGGCACATAGCGTCtcataatttcaaaaaatcattatttcagtggttttcaaaaaGTATTATTCAGTATACAGAGATCCATCACCTCAATCCGAGTCCccgactcatctcaaccactgtccATTCACAATTCAGTTTCCGAACATCAATAAATCATAATTTATCATCTATTGTATCCAACACCCTTCATGTGACATCAAACCATCCTCCGCCCGCCAGAAACCTAGGCCTCCGTTTGCTAATACACAAAACCAAGCCCAAaagtcttaaaatggtgttatagaagcttacaacttTGTTGGGGAGGAAAATTAGTTGGAAAACATGtaaatttgagaaacaggaCGTGTGCGGCCGCACATGGGTCTGTGCGTGTGCACGCCAAGGAAATTTTaaaatgtgtgcgtacgcacaggggtgtgcatacgcacaggttgCAAAACTTTCAGAATCTGTTCACTTGCACAACCCGTGCCAGCGCCCCCAACAGATTGgccttcccaacgtgtgcgtccgcacaggttgAAGTTTTCCCTTAGATATGtgcgcgcacaagctgtgctagcgcGGCAAACAGAATGCACTTCCCTGcctgtgcgtgtgcacaggtATGTGCATCCGCACAGGTCAAAATTTCTACAGGGTGTGCGCCCACACAAGGGTATGCGTCCGCACATATCAGAAATCaagaaattctgcaactttgcagaatttcagatttttaaaaccaaatttgaatgatcataacttcctctacaaaattccaaattttgcaaactttataaaaatttaaagggttttcaaagatctttatttataaacaaGTTTCAATCAATTTCGAAAACTGACgcaaaagttatgatcgaaCAAATTTCACCAAAAACCCTATTTTACCACACTTCACCATTTACACAATTTCTTACCATACACATTCCAAATCATACCAAACCATTCAAAAACCTCATCTTTCATCTAAACTAACCTGTTGTGCCTTAATACACCAATATTACCACATTTCATCATATTCAACATCAACACCACATATCACACTTTTACAACCATAATACCAAACCATCCAATTTAGCATCACTTACATCATCATTATGCCTTTTCAAATTAcacaatcaatcatcattatcatATTAACATCATTCATCGCCCTCAACCCAACAATCATTAATTCATCATAAATCACCACATATCATTATTCATCAATTCATCAACCAATTAAATTCAAACCTATCCTACGGGTCACTAGCCtatgtgtccatgaatattacatactacatagagaaaaccgaAATCATTCCTTGGCCGATTCCCTACATGCCCCAAATCTCCAAAT
This sequence is a window from Arachis duranensis cultivar V14167 chromosome 2, aradu.V14167.gnm2.J7QH, whole genome shotgun sequence. Protein-coding genes within it:
- the LOC107474463 gene encoding uncharacterized protein LOC107474463 — encoded protein: MAAMANLPNTIEANTAATLQAMQRLGQLAGNGNGNGNGEGNANDNTEGNGDNTGGVSMTLATFLKVHPPTFRGPTNPIEADHWFQAIERAIQVQHVPLNQYVEFAAYQLTGEAQPWCQAELFQTAFYKKYFHESTREAKEMELMQLKQGSMSVAEYTNKFEELCRFSQVCQGYPETFESWRCIKYQRGLKDKIITAVAPMKIRVFSDLVNKARVVEEYAKTVAASKDTHGGSSGRGRGKYFHPRGQSFKREGYAPQGQGGFRKNNQNQFQYAKGRGNQSGCFHCGLPGNRIH